In one Corallococcus sp. EGB genomic region, the following are encoded:
- the lon gene encoding endopeptidase La, with product MFFGRDDKKEAQKRGLTIPLLPLRDIIVFPHMVVPLFVGREKSIAALKDAMAHKGPDDKAVILLAAQKKAKTNDPSPDDIFHFGTIGHLIQLLPLPDGTMKVLVEGVRRAKVKKFHPNDAFFMVEVDEVEEQLEKSVELEALVRSVHSVFEAFVKLNKRIPPEMLMQVASIDDPARLADTIVAHLSLKLNDKQALLETESPAKRLEKLYELMQGEIEILQVEKKIRTRVKKQMEKTQKEYYLNEQMQAIQKELGERDEFKNEIQEIEEKLKNKRMSKEATLKVKKELKKLRMMSPMSAEATVVRNYIDWIISLPWYDETQDRLDVTEAERVLNEDHYGLKKPKERILEYLAVQQLVKKLKGPVLCFVGPPGVGKTSLARSIARATGRKFVRLSLGGVRDEAEIRGHRRTYIGAMPGKLIQSLKKAGSNNPVFLLDEIDKMSTDFRGDPSAALLEVLDPEQNHNFNDHYLDLDYDLSKVMFICTANTMHNIPGPLQDRMEVIRIAGYTEPEKLSIARRYLIPKEQEANGLSDLKIEITNDALKTIVHRYTRESGVRSLEREIGGVFRKIARDVLKNGKRDLIEVDRKQAMKFLGTPRFRYGVAEREDQVGIVTGLAWTELGGEILTTEATSMPGKGKLIITGKLGEVMQESAQAAMSYVRSRAERFGIDRKVFENYDIHVHLPEGAIPKDGPSAGVTMATALVSALTRVPVRKDVAMTGEITLRGRVLPIGGLKEKTLAAHRAGIKTVLIPKANKKDLKDIPLKIRKALRIVPVEFVDDVLREALLLEKPEEFGRKGAGDNLKTGLTVAEAVSTPSQA from the coding sequence ATGTTCTTCGGACGTGACGACAAGAAGGAAGCCCAGAAGCGGGGACTGACCATCCCGCTCTTGCCCCTTCGGGACATCATCGTGTTCCCGCACATGGTGGTTCCGCTGTTCGTCGGCCGGGAGAAGTCCATCGCGGCGCTGAAGGACGCGATGGCCCACAAGGGTCCGGATGACAAGGCTGTCATCCTGCTGGCCGCCCAGAAGAAGGCCAAGACGAACGACCCCTCGCCCGACGACATCTTCCACTTTGGCACCATCGGCCACCTCATCCAGCTGCTCCCGCTGCCGGACGGCACCATGAAGGTGCTGGTGGAGGGCGTGCGCCGCGCCAAGGTGAAGAAGTTCCACCCGAACGACGCCTTCTTCATGGTCGAGGTGGACGAGGTCGAAGAGCAGCTGGAGAAGAGCGTGGAGCTGGAGGCGCTGGTGCGCTCCGTCCACTCCGTCTTCGAAGCCTTCGTGAAGCTCAACAAGCGCATCCCGCCGGAGATGCTGATGCAGGTCGCCAGCATCGACGACCCGGCGCGCCTGGCGGACACCATCGTCGCGCACCTGTCGCTGAAGCTGAACGACAAGCAGGCGCTGCTCGAGACGGAGTCCCCGGCCAAGCGGCTGGAGAAGCTCTACGAGCTGATGCAGGGCGAGATCGAAATCCTCCAGGTGGAGAAGAAGATCCGCACGCGCGTCAAGAAGCAGATGGAGAAGACCCAGAAGGAGTACTACCTGAATGAGCAGATGCAGGCCATTCAGAAGGAGCTGGGTGAGCGCGACGAGTTCAAGAACGAGATCCAGGAGATTGAAGAGAAGCTGAAGAACAAGCGGATGAGCAAGGAGGCCACGCTCAAGGTCAAGAAGGAGCTGAAGAAGCTCCGGATGATGAGCCCGATGAGCGCCGAGGCCACGGTCGTCCGCAACTACATCGACTGGATCATCAGCCTGCCCTGGTACGACGAGACGCAGGACCGGCTGGACGTCACCGAAGCGGAGCGGGTGCTCAACGAGGACCACTACGGCCTGAAGAAGCCGAAGGAGCGCATCCTCGAGTACCTCGCCGTGCAGCAGCTGGTGAAGAAGCTGAAGGGCCCCGTGCTGTGCTTCGTGGGGCCTCCGGGCGTGGGCAAGACGTCGCTGGCGCGCAGCATCGCGCGGGCGACGGGCCGCAAGTTCGTGCGCCTGTCCCTGGGCGGCGTGCGTGACGAGGCGGAGATCCGCGGCCACCGCCGCACGTACATCGGCGCGATGCCGGGCAAGCTCATCCAGTCCCTGAAGAAGGCGGGCAGCAACAACCCCGTGTTCCTCCTGGACGAGATCGACAAGATGTCCACGGACTTCCGTGGCGACCCGAGCGCGGCGCTGCTGGAGGTGCTGGACCCGGAGCAGAACCACAACTTCAATGATCACTACCTGGACCTCGACTACGACCTGTCCAAGGTGATGTTCATCTGCACCGCGAACACGATGCACAACATCCCCGGTCCGCTGCAGGACCGCATGGAGGTCATCCGCATCGCGGGCTACACGGAGCCGGAGAAGCTCTCCATCGCCCGGCGCTACCTGATCCCGAAGGAGCAGGAGGCCAACGGGCTCTCGGACCTCAAGATCGAGATCACCAACGACGCGCTGAAGACCATCGTGCACCGGTACACGCGCGAGTCGGGCGTGCGCTCGCTGGAGCGTGAGATTGGTGGCGTGTTCCGCAAGATCGCCCGCGACGTGCTGAAGAACGGCAAGCGGGACCTCATCGAGGTGGACCGCAAGCAGGCGATGAAGTTCCTGGGCACGCCCCGCTTCCGCTACGGCGTGGCGGAGCGCGAGGACCAGGTGGGCATCGTCACGGGCCTCGCGTGGACGGAGCTGGGCGGTGAGATCCTCACCACGGAAGCCACGTCCATGCCGGGCAAGGGCAAGCTCATCATCACCGGCAAGCTGGGCGAGGTGATGCAGGAGTCCGCCCAGGCGGCCATGTCCTACGTGCGCAGCCGTGCGGAGCGCTTCGGCATCGACCGCAAGGTGTTCGAGAACTACGACATCCACGTCCACCTGCCGGAGGGCGCGATTCCCAAGGACGGTCCGTCCGCGGGCGTCACCATGGCCACGGCGCTGGTGAGCGCGCTGACGCGCGTGCCGGTCCGCAAGGACGTGGCGATGACGGGTGAAATCACGCTGCGCGGCCGCGTGCTCCCCATCGGCGGTCTGAAGGAGAAGACGCTGGCGGCGCACCGCGCGGGCATCAAGACGGTCCTGATTCCGAAGGCGAACAAGAAGGACCTGAAGGACATCCCGCTGAAGATCCGCAAGGCGCTGCGCATCGTCCCGGTGGAGTTCGTGGACGACGTGCTGCGCGAGGCCCTGCTCCTGGAGAAGCCGGAGGAGTTCGGCCGCAAGGGCGCCGGGGACAACCTGAAGACGGGGCTGACCGTGGCGGAGGCCGTGTCCACGCCGTCGCAGGCCTGA
- a CDS encoding BolA family protein yields the protein MLDAETLRRYLLEALPGSEVELNDTTGTGDHFEARVISPAFTGKTMVEQHQLVYAPLQPWLKSGELHALALKTYSPEQWKKLGPR from the coding sequence ATGCTCGACGCCGAGACGCTGCGCCGTTACCTCCTGGAGGCCCTGCCGGGCTCGGAGGTGGAGTTGAACGACACCACGGGGACGGGAGACCACTTCGAGGCGCGCGTCATCTCCCCCGCCTTCACCGGCAAGACGATGGTGGAGCAGCACCAGCTGGTGTACGCGCCCTTGCAGCCGTGGCTGAAGTCCGGCGAGCTGCACGCGCTGGCGCTCAAGACCTATTCGCCCGAGCAGTGGAAGAAGCTCGGGCCCCGCTGA
- a CDS encoding response regulator has translation MSLPTEEIPLSPARDERPRDDGLRKETVRGSVLVVEDDPTHRELLVELVSGWGYDAIQVGSAEEAEFAVRNKRMDAAIVDVFLPGRSGTTLMSRLRERFPQAVLIGVSAMSDAATARKCKGLGADGFIGKPLDPEKLAKALQSKHQSWH, from the coding sequence ATGTCGCTCCCTACGGAAGAAATCCCCCTCTCGCCTGCCCGTGATGAGCGTCCGCGTGACGATGGCCTGCGCAAGGAGACGGTCCGGGGTTCGGTGCTGGTGGTGGAGGATGATCCCACCCACCGCGAGCTCCTGGTGGAGCTGGTGAGTGGCTGGGGCTACGACGCCATCCAGGTGGGCAGCGCGGAGGAAGCCGAGTTCGCCGTGCGCAACAAGCGCATGGACGCCGCCATCGTGGACGTGTTCCTGCCCGGCCGCAGCGGCACCACCCTCATGTCCCGGCTGCGTGAGCGCTTCCCTCAGGCCGTGCTCATCGGCGTGAGCGCCATGAGCGACGCGGCCACCGCGCGCAAGTGCAAGGGCCTGGGCGCGGATGGCTTCATCGGCAAGCCGTTGGATCCGGAGAAGCTGGCCAAGGCGCTGCAGTCCAAGCACCAGAGCTGGCACTGA
- a CDS encoding ABC transporter permease subunit: MSRVPVRAWVGLVLLVGLGALSLVAGRLFPEALAQTCPLGWDLNRPDRSVCELAFGGLWVSLAVGLASGALSTVLGLAVAALARLSGGVTEQVLLRAVDAVFALPDVLVVMVLQLAGQSLLDAGMTRGLGPFGLMVTSLALVGWAGPARMFRDRLATLEGQEYVAAARALGGGGPHILRVHLWPLLRPFVLAVFLSRLPSAILTESTVSFFGIARMEPMSLGRYLGTSYAALIYEGGGRVVVPAWGLLVLLVLGASLASQALGGGTRREV; the protein is encoded by the coding sequence TTGAGCCGCGTTCCCGTGCGCGCCTGGGTGGGACTGGTGCTCCTCGTGGGCCTGGGCGCGTTGAGCCTCGTCGCCGGCCGCCTGTTCCCGGAGGCGCTCGCGCAGACCTGCCCGCTCGGCTGGGACTTGAACCGCCCTGACCGCAGCGTGTGCGAGCTGGCCTTCGGTGGCCTGTGGGTGTCCCTGGCCGTGGGGCTCGCGTCCGGTGCGCTGTCCACCGTGCTGGGGCTGGCTGTCGCGGCGCTCGCGCGGCTGTCCGGTGGCGTGACGGAGCAGGTGCTCCTGCGGGCCGTCGATGCCGTGTTCGCGCTGCCGGACGTGCTCGTGGTGATGGTGCTCCAGCTCGCGGGCCAGTCCCTCCTGGACGCGGGCATGACCCGCGGCCTGGGCCCCTTCGGCTTGATGGTGACGTCACTGGCCCTGGTGGGCTGGGCCGGCCCCGCGCGCATGTTCCGCGACCGCCTGGCCACGCTGGAGGGCCAGGAGTACGTCGCCGCGGCGCGCGCCCTGGGCGGCGGAGGCCCGCACATCCTCCGCGTGCACCTGTGGCCGCTGCTGCGCCCCTTCGTGCTGGCCGTGTTCCTGAGCCGCCTGCCGAGCGCCATCCTCACCGAGTCCACGGTGAGCTTCTTCGGCATCGCCCGCATGGAGCCCATGTCCCTGGGCCGCTACCTGGGCACGTCCTACGCCGCGCTCATCTACGAGGGCGGCGGACGCGTGGTGGTGCCTGCCTGGGGACTGCTCGTCCTGCTGGTGCTTGGCGCCTCGCTCGCTTCACAGGCGCTGGGGGGAGGTACCCGTCGCGAAGTGTGA
- a CDS encoding YqgE/AlgH family protein, whose protein sequence is MKNLASGFLLAMPQLGDPNFYRSVILMLEHGETGSMGLVVNRGAPLTLGELARGQSMEIATDRVSQPVFVGGPVEPQRGFVLHDDDTVAEKHPVLPGLYLSVTLDALGPLLQRTNPRVRFCLGYAGWGPKQLETEIAAGSWLFADATADAVLGQDPAKLWDATLRGLGVDPAMLVMGKGMN, encoded by the coding sequence GTGAAGAACCTTGCCTCCGGCTTCCTGCTGGCCATGCCCCAGCTTGGAGACCCGAACTTCTACCGCTCGGTCATCCTGATGCTCGAGCACGGGGAGACGGGCTCCATGGGGCTCGTCGTGAACCGGGGAGCGCCCCTGACGCTCGGTGAGCTGGCGCGCGGTCAGTCGATGGAGATCGCGACGGACCGCGTGTCGCAGCCGGTGTTCGTGGGCGGCCCGGTGGAGCCCCAGCGCGGCTTCGTGCTGCACGACGACGACACCGTCGCGGAGAAGCACCCCGTCCTGCCCGGCCTCTACCTGAGCGTCACCCTGGACGCGCTGGGGCCGCTGCTGCAGCGGACGAACCCTCGCGTGCGCTTCTGCCTGGGCTACGCGGGCTGGGGCCCCAAGCAGTTGGAGACGGAGATCGCGGCCGGCTCGTGGCTGTTCGCGGACGCCACCGCGGACGCGGTGCTGGGCCAGGACCCGGCGAAATTGTGGGATGCCACCTTGCGCGGCCTGGGCGTGGACCCGGCCATGCTGGTGATGGGAAAGGGGATGAACTGA
- a CDS encoding ABC transporter permease subunit: MRLIAARLVRQLVLVPVVAVASYFLMAALPLTTENDNKRQVSPELAASYQRDLGIGEPLGFLRPWEKLFAGERLGTSAQGITGDELLQKLSGSVGVGLVALPLALAWAVGFALLRTRWRRGRFAVMGDVLPALAFGTPVFIPALLLAPAVVERGHLLPELCAAVVIAIWPGTFLGTLVGDALETELSRDYARTALSKGLDSGTVLRRHVLPNVWPALLDAVTPVATALLAGSFAAERVFGLPYFGQLYVLAVLNKQVAVVVVSTTTFATVLVVVSLTVELLRMLVDPRAREARA; this comes from the coding sequence ATGCGCCTCATCGCGGCACGCCTCGTGCGCCAGCTTGTGCTCGTCCCTGTCGTGGCGGTGGCCTCGTACTTCCTCATGGCCGCGTTGCCGCTCACCACGGAGAACGACAACAAGCGGCAGGTGTCCCCGGAGCTGGCGGCCTCGTATCAGCGAGACCTGGGCATTGGTGAACCGCTCGGGTTCCTGCGGCCGTGGGAGAAGCTCTTCGCGGGGGAACGCCTGGGCACCAGCGCTCAGGGCATCACCGGCGATGAGCTGTTGCAGAAGCTCTCTGGCAGCGTGGGCGTGGGCCTCGTCGCGCTGCCCCTGGCCCTTGCCTGGGCGGTGGGCTTCGCGCTTCTTCGTACCCGTTGGCGGCGCGGGCGCTTCGCCGTGATGGGCGACGTGCTCCCTGCCCTCGCGTTCGGGACACCTGTGTTCATCCCCGCGCTGCTCCTGGCCCCCGCCGTGGTGGAGCGCGGACACCTGTTGCCGGAGCTGTGCGCGGCGGTCGTCATCGCCATCTGGCCCGGGACGTTCCTGGGCACGCTCGTGGGCGATGCCCTGGAGACCGAGCTGTCCCGCGACTACGCGCGCACCGCGCTCAGCAAGGGCCTGGACTCCGGCACCGTGCTGCGCCGCCATGTCCTCCCCAACGTGTGGCCCGCGCTCCTGGACGCGGTGACTCCCGTCGCCACGGCGTTGCTCGCGGGCTCGTTCGCCGCGGAGCGCGTCTTCGGCCTGCCGTACTTCGGCCAGCTCTACGTGCTCGCGGTCCTCAACAAGCAGGTCGCCGTCGTCGTCGTGTCCACCACCACGTTCGCCACCGTGCTCGTCGTCGTGAGCCTCACCGTGGAGCTCTTGCGCATGCTCGTGGATCCGCGCGCCCGGGAGGCCCGCGCTTGA
- a CDS encoding prolyl oligopeptidase family protein: protein MPALLSLAACTSAKEATREEAPAASQPTSSAPAQEGPSRMAYPATRSEAVMDTLHGQQVADPYRWLEDEKAPEVQAWMKAQDGFARDALAKLPGRDALAKRFTELFYVDSVTAPFRRGQRYFYMRTHKDKEKAIVYWKDGESGQEKVLLDPNVMSKDGPVSLGRWVPSWDGKRVAFPVRPNAADEATLHVIDVDTGEWSKVDVIEGAKYADTHWTPDGKGFYYEWLPTDPSIPVDARPGYTELRFHKLGEDPKKDAVVHERTGDPTTFLQGDLSRDGKYLFASILRGWSENDVYWKHPGEKDWRLLVKGKGAKYSVIPWKDRFYVVTDEGAPRQRVFAVDPKKSERANWKEIVAEDPKAALESVSLVGGHLALEYLKDATTELRIATLEGKPVRTVQLPGVGAASNLMGLEDQDDAYFSYSSFTTPRQVYRTSVKSGKVDLWAKVEVPMDPDAYTTEQVFYTSKDGTRVPMFLVYKKGLKKDGTAPTLLYGYGGFFVSMQPTFRASILPWLDAGGIYAVANLRGGGEYGTAWHEAGRGANKQNVFDDFAGAAEYLAKEQYTQAKKLAIYGGSNGGLLVGAAMTQHPELYGAVVCGVPLLDMVRFHLFGSGRTWVPEYGSAEDAAQFKTLYAYSPYHHVRQDVRYPALLMMSSDHDDRVDPMHARKFVAAVQNAKGNSAPTLLRIEANAGHGGADQVAKAIESSVDMYAFLFQALDVARPDAGVAAESR from the coding sequence ATGCCTGCCCTGCTGTCGCTCGCAGCCTGCACCTCCGCGAAGGAAGCCACGCGCGAAGAAGCCCCCGCCGCGTCCCAGCCGACGTCGAGCGCTCCGGCCCAGGAGGGCCCCTCTCGCATGGCCTACCCGGCGACCCGTTCCGAAGCGGTGATGGACACGCTGCACGGCCAGCAGGTGGCGGACCCGTACCGCTGGCTGGAGGACGAGAAGGCTCCGGAGGTGCAGGCGTGGATGAAGGCGCAGGACGGCTTCGCTCGCGATGCGCTGGCGAAGCTGCCGGGCCGTGACGCGCTGGCGAAGCGCTTCACGGAGCTCTTCTACGTGGACTCGGTGACGGCGCCCTTCCGCCGCGGGCAGCGCTACTTCTACATGCGCACCCACAAGGACAAGGAGAAGGCCATCGTCTACTGGAAGGACGGCGAGTCCGGACAGGAGAAGGTGCTGCTGGACCCGAACGTCATGAGCAAGGACGGCCCGGTGTCCCTGGGCCGCTGGGTGCCGTCGTGGGACGGCAAGCGCGTGGCCTTCCCGGTGCGCCCCAACGCCGCGGACGAGGCCACCCTGCACGTCATCGACGTGGACACCGGCGAGTGGTCCAAGGTGGATGTGATTGAGGGCGCGAAGTACGCCGACACGCACTGGACCCCGGACGGCAAGGGCTTCTACTACGAGTGGCTGCCCACGGACCCCTCCATCCCCGTGGACGCGCGCCCCGGCTACACCGAGCTCCGCTTCCACAAGCTGGGCGAGGACCCGAAGAAGGACGCGGTGGTGCACGAGCGCACCGGCGACCCGACCACCTTCCTCCAGGGCGACCTGTCGCGCGACGGCAAGTACCTCTTCGCGTCCATCCTGCGCGGCTGGAGCGAGAACGACGTCTACTGGAAGCACCCGGGAGAGAAGGACTGGCGGCTGCTCGTGAAGGGCAAGGGCGCCAAGTACAGCGTCATCCCGTGGAAGGACCGCTTCTACGTCGTCACCGACGAGGGCGCCCCGCGCCAGCGCGTCTTCGCCGTGGACCCGAAGAAGTCCGAGCGCGCGAACTGGAAGGAAATCGTGGCGGAGGACCCGAAGGCGGCGCTGGAGAGCGTGTCGCTGGTGGGCGGCCACCTGGCGCTGGAGTACCTCAAGGACGCGACCACGGAGCTGCGCATCGCCACGCTGGAGGGCAAGCCGGTGCGCACCGTGCAGCTGCCGGGCGTGGGCGCCGCCAGCAACCTCATGGGCCTGGAGGACCAGGACGACGCCTACTTCTCCTACAGCTCCTTCACCACGCCGCGGCAGGTGTACCGGACGTCCGTGAAGAGCGGGAAGGTGGACCTGTGGGCGAAGGTGGAAGTGCCCATGGACCCGGACGCGTACACGACGGAGCAGGTCTTCTACACGTCGAAGGACGGCACGCGCGTGCCCATGTTCCTCGTCTACAAGAAGGGCCTGAAGAAGGACGGCACCGCGCCCACGCTGCTGTACGGCTACGGCGGCTTCTTCGTCAGCATGCAGCCCACCTTCCGCGCGAGCATCCTCCCGTGGCTGGACGCGGGCGGCATCTACGCGGTGGCCAACCTGCGCGGCGGTGGTGAGTACGGCACCGCGTGGCACGAGGCGGGCCGGGGCGCGAACAAGCAGAACGTGTTCGACGACTTCGCGGGCGCGGCCGAGTACCTGGCGAAGGAGCAGTACACGCAAGCGAAGAAGCTGGCCATCTACGGCGGCAGCAACGGCGGCCTGCTGGTGGGCGCGGCGATGACGCAGCACCCGGAGCTGTACGGCGCGGTGGTGTGCGGCGTGCCGCTTCTGGACATGGTGCGCTTCCACCTCTTCGGCAGCGGGCGGACCTGGGTGCCGGAGTACGGGTCGGCGGAGGACGCGGCGCAGTTCAAGACGCTGTACGCCTACTCGCCCTACCACCACGTGCGGCAGGACGTGCGGTACCCGGCCCTCCTGATGATGAGCTCGGACCACGACGACCGCGTGGACCCCATGCATGCGCGCAAGTTCGTGGCGGCGGTGCAGAACGCGAAGGGCAATTCCGCGCCCACGCTGCTACGCATCGAGGCGAACGCCGGCCACGGCGGGGCGGACCAGGTGGCCAAGGCCATCGAGTCCAGCGTGGACATGTATGCCTTCCTCTTCCAGGCCCTGGACGTGGCCCGGCCGGATGCCGGGGTGGCGGCCGAGAGCCGCTAG
- the grxD gene encoding Grx4 family monothiol glutaredoxin gives MDPTLKAQFDETVKSHPIVLFMKGNALFPQCGFSARALQLLQPLGPVHTVDVLADPAVRQGIKDYSNWPTIPQVYIHGKFVGGSDILMELAERGELQDLVSAGPAK, from the coding sequence ATGGATCCGACCCTCAAGGCCCAGTTCGACGAGACGGTGAAGTCGCACCCCATCGTCCTCTTCATGAAGGGCAACGCCCTGTTCCCCCAGTGCGGCTTCTCCGCGCGCGCGCTCCAGCTGCTCCAGCCGCTGGGCCCGGTGCACACGGTGGACGTGCTGGCGGACCCCGCCGTGCGCCAGGGCATCAAGGACTACTCCAACTGGCCCACGATTCCGCAGGTCTACATCCACGGGAAGTTCGTGGGTGGCTCGGACATCCTGATGGAGCTGGCCGAGCGCGGCGAGCTGCAGGACCTGGTCTCCGCAGGCCCCGCGAAGTAG
- a CDS encoding peptide ABC transporter substrate-binding protein, with translation MAAACGPCGFQPEPGVKVVVPAMPTTLDWSHSDPQSWVNYPVMLATQKGLTTLGADHSVQPGLAERWERETDAAGHEVYTFHLRPDVTWSDGSPVTARDFVFGWHRALLGRERGEMADLEGAEGVLALLERGAPEAEVQAALARVGVEAVDARTLRVTLARPRSYFLARLANVYLFFPAPSADLEAKSEEAVRDYFDRPRDGRPLAVGPYRVERWDRAGERVRLVYNPRSAFPPPLEPGETPAPVLTLMKSEIGPALYERGRVDFVFVDSAAALRGMKAADLKREPLLSTYFLGFNTERPPLDRPEVRRAVARALDREALLAGLLPAARATNVLLPPELPDAATPEQAARLPRYEPERAKAELAGAVGLDRPLRLVVKAGDSFVPEEALAERIAAQLARVGVQVVVDARSDFSAEVARRTPQGPRAYDLYLRRLGADYAHPNTFFTLFERQGNHQTGWETQGGGEPMRRFEQLLEEADGDPDPVHARELYVKAQELLVGEEAVIAPLYHPDRYFRARARLHGLDVDPFNFLALRALRLGPDENPAARAEGQGP, from the coding sequence ATGGCCGCGGCCTGCGGGCCGTGCGGCTTCCAGCCCGAGCCGGGCGTGAAGGTGGTGGTGCCGGCGATGCCCACCACGCTCGACTGGAGCCATTCGGATCCTCAGAGCTGGGTGAACTACCCGGTGATGCTGGCCACGCAGAAGGGGCTCACCACGTTGGGGGCGGACCACTCGGTCCAGCCGGGCCTGGCGGAGCGGTGGGAGCGTGAGACGGACGCGGCCGGGCATGAGGTCTACACGTTCCACCTTCGCCCGGACGTGACGTGGTCGGACGGTTCTCCCGTCACGGCGCGCGACTTCGTCTTCGGGTGGCACCGCGCCCTCCTGGGCCGCGAGCGCGGCGAGATGGCGGACCTGGAGGGGGCGGAAGGGGTGCTCGCGCTGCTGGAGCGTGGGGCGCCGGAGGCGGAGGTGCAGGCGGCGCTGGCTCGCGTGGGCGTGGAGGCGGTGGATGCCCGGACGCTGCGGGTGACGCTGGCGCGGCCTCGGAGCTACTTCCTGGCGCGGCTCGCGAACGTGTACCTGTTCTTTCCCGCTCCTTCCGCGGACCTGGAGGCGAAGTCCGAGGAGGCGGTGCGCGACTACTTCGACCGGCCTCGCGATGGGCGTCCGTTGGCGGTGGGGCCCTACCGCGTGGAGCGGTGGGATCGGGCGGGGGAGCGCGTGCGGCTGGTCTACAACCCTCGCAGCGCGTTTCCGCCTCCGCTGGAGCCCGGAGAGACACCGGCGCCGGTGTTGACGCTGATGAAGTCGGAGATCGGCCCCGCGCTGTATGAGCGGGGCCGGGTGGACTTCGTCTTCGTGGACAGCGCGGCGGCGTTGCGCGGGATGAAGGCCGCGGACCTGAAGCGTGAGCCGCTGTTGTCCACGTACTTCCTGGGCTTCAACACGGAGCGCCCACCGTTGGACCGGCCGGAGGTGCGCCGGGCGGTGGCTCGGGCGCTGGACCGGGAGGCGCTGCTCGCGGGGCTGTTGCCGGCTGCTCGGGCAACGAACGTGCTGCTGCCTCCGGAGCTGCCGGATGCGGCGACGCCGGAGCAGGCGGCTCGACTGCCTCGCTATGAGCCGGAGCGGGCGAAGGCGGAGCTGGCGGGCGCGGTGGGATTGGACCGGCCGCTGCGGCTGGTGGTGAAGGCGGGGGATTCGTTCGTGCCGGAGGAGGCGCTGGCGGAGCGCATCGCGGCGCAGCTTGCTCGGGTGGGCGTGCAGGTGGTGGTGGACGCGCGGTCGGACTTCTCCGCGGAGGTGGCGCGGAGGACGCCGCAGGGGCCTCGTGCGTATGACCTGTACCTGCGGCGGCTGGGCGCGGACTACGCGCACCCGAACACGTTCTTCACGCTGTTCGAGCGGCAGGGCAATCACCAGACGGGATGGGAGACGCAGGGCGGCGGCGAGCCGATGCGCCGCTTCGAGCAGTTGCTGGAGGAGGCGGACGGCGACCCCGACCCCGTGCACGCGCGGGAGCTGTACGTGAAGGCGCAGGAGCTGTTGGTGGGGGAGGAGGCCGTCATCGCGCCGCTGTACCACCCGGACCGCTACTTCCGGGCTCGGGCCCGGCTGCATGGCCTGGACGTGGATCCGTTCAACTTCCTCGCGTTGCGTGCACTGCGGCTGGGGCCGGATGAGAACCCCGCCGCCCGCGCGGAAGGGCAGGGGCCCTAG